In Arachis hypogaea cultivar Tifrunner chromosome 17, arahy.Tifrunner.gnm2.J5K5, whole genome shotgun sequence, a single window of DNA contains:
- the LOC112763603 gene encoding uncharacterized protein, whose product MVGVFRRTVSFPNKNPNRPSQKPQISHHIRSISLPCRSHPLISQIKDDINGLTTWASASKFHPQTHSSLSHALTLLTDTHDTLHDILQLPQTCDSLRSNPLWVENLLEDFLRFVDVYGMFQTSVMSLKEENSAAQMALRKRDRSKLVLYAKAKKKMAKDMDKLVSGITCVTHQMHLPTASSSSSLSTAAFAAAGEAELARVISDVISVTVTVSVALFNGIAASFASRRMTWTQMAKLSSITGRSNSTRSMNYKEQEGIEELLEAGAVEAEGRGNNLRKKGEEEVRLVLKRMRDLESCICGIESVTEKVFRALINSRVALLNALTLTQ is encoded by the coding sequence ATGGTGGGGGTTTTCCGGCGTACCGTCTCATTCCCAAACAAGAATCCCAACCGTCCATCACAAAAGCCGCAGATATCACACCACATCAGGTCCATCAGTTTGCCATGCAGATCACACCCTCTCATCTCTCAGATCAAGGACGACATCAACGGCCTAACAACCTGGGCCTCCGCTTCCAAGTTCCACCCTCAGACACACTCTAGCCTCTCCCACGCCCTCACACTCCTGACCGACACACACGACACTCTTCACGATATCCTCCAGCTACCTCAGACCTGCGACTCCCTCCGATCGAACCCTCTCTGGGTTGAAAACCTTCTAGAAGATTTCCTCCGCTTCGTTGATGTCTACGGAATGTTCCAGACCTCAGTCATGTCCCTCAAAGAAGAAAACTCTGCAGCTCAGATGGCTCTTAGAAAGAGAGACCGCTCCAAGCTTGTGCTCTACGCTAAAGCCAAGAAGAAAATGGCCAAAGACATGGACAAACTCGTCAGTGGAATCACGTGCGTCACACATCAAATGCACCTTCCCAccgcctcctcctcctcctcattatCCACTGCAGCGTTCGCAGCCGCTGGGGAAGCTGAGCTGGCGCGTGTGATCTCCGACGTTATCAGCGTAACGGTAACGGTTTCTGTTGCTCTCTTTAACGGCATCGCGGCTTCGTTTGCATCCAGGAGGATGACATGGACGCAGATGGCGAAGTTGTCCAGTATAACAGGAAGGAGCAATAGCACTAGATCAATGAATTATAAGGAGCAGGAAGGAATTGAGGAGCTTCTGGAAGCGGGCGCAGTGGAAGCAGAAGGGCGTGGGAATAATCTgagaaagaagggagaagaagaagtgaGGTTagttctgaagagaatgagggaTTTGGAGAGTTGCATATGTGGGATCGAAAGTGTTACTGAGAAAGTCTTTAGGGCTCTCATCAACTCAAGAGTTGCATTGCTCAATGCTCTTACCCTTACGCAGTAA